Part of the Prunus dulcis chromosome 8, ALMONDv2, whole genome shotgun sequence genome is shown below.
GTAAGTATGTGTGAGGCAGGAGAAGCTTTGTTACCTTGAAACCAACAAAATTCTAGATATGTATAATTGTTACGCtaagaagataaaaataattcaacTTTTTAGAACATTTTTGCTAGTATATTTTTCTTAGATGACAACAGAAATAGAACATTAGAGATAACTATGCATAAAATATCCCAATACAATTATGAGATCATgcagcccttttttttttttttggtctgaaaagATCATGTAACCCTAAGCATAACCAGGTTGGTCAATGTATAATTAAACAGTAAAGTGgacaaacccaaaatccaaGTAGGCAAGTTTTGTTAATGAGCATACATGCAAGGGTGAAGTACTAGTCATACGCAACGTGAGCATACAATGCAAGGGTTCATTTCATAGTACCAGTCATAGCCACAGTCAAAGTAGATCAGTTCAGTTCATGCGCATACAAGGGAAGTAAGGGTTGACAGGACTATTCATACCTAAAGCACCGCCATCTTTGCCAAGCACAACACCTATGCGAATAAGTGCTAACCTCACATCCTTATTTACTTTGAGGGCAGTTGCTTCCCATTCTCTACAAACCTGAAAGGTTGCATTTTAGTTTAAGATGAGGATGAAATGTTGAGCTCAAAAGAACATGCAGAAGTCATATTTCTTCATGCATTGGAAGTCATTTGTTAGTAATAAAAAGTGATGATATATTGCAGAATGTAGCCGAACAGAGAATATGTTCACGGTTTGAAGGTTGATTGTTCTATTCATAATAACAGTAGACTCCATTGACTACGAGCTTTAAACTctaaaaggaaaacaataaaacataATTCTAACTCATCTGAACTGCAAAAGACCTAGGATAGTGTTCGCAATGAAAACCAGGATTAAACATGATTTAGCATAATCttcgtttaaaaaaaagatttaactTAAGCAGGAAATATTCTACTTGATCAGGCAAGCACCACACGGTTAAAAGTTAGGCATGCATAAGTTACAGTCACAAACTCGAGATCTTCATCAAAGCAGCCTATAACTTTTAAATAACAGATCAGCAAAAGAATGATATATCCAATATGAAAGTGTGTACTAAAGCTCCCTATATCAATTTCTATATACTACTGATAAGGAGATTCACCCACTTTGGTCTCTACCCTAGAAGGACAAAAGTAATTCTCCATGTTTAAGGGTTAGAAGAACTGGGGTCAAATAGttcatttaattttagtttcgaATTCATATCCCATAAACCTCTCCCTAAATCTCTCCAATTGTTCTATAGTTTACCATTATTCCTTAAGGATCTCCAGATTTAAAATAACTCACGCACATGTTCTATGTAACAAGTACTCCTGGATTAACCTACTACAAAACAACTTCATtcatttttctccttctccctTTTTCTCAAGTAGAAGTATAATCACAATCCCATCCCTCAAAAGGTGGCTTCTCCACCTTGGTTTTTGGCTCTGCTGTTGACACAACCTGATTATACATATTACATTTATGTAGTATGATAACCAGTTAGTTAATATTTCTGGAACATACTACATAACCGAAATTttagaagttttttttatataaaatttttgtttttattaatgGGGGAGGGGGATTCGAACTCTAGACCTCTTCCAACATTGGAAGAAAAGTACCACTAGACCAATTGGTAGATGGTACCATAATTTTAGAAGTTTTAAGCATATCTTACCACCTCATATagatttcattcattttataaaaaaaaattatgattatGCATAAAATATACATAATATGAATTATGTCATTGCATACCTCAGCCAAGTAATCATTTCCTGATGGACTTTGTTCATCAAATACTTGTGTCTCACTAGTACCTGAACATGAAAAAATTAAGATAAATAAACATGAGAAAATGGAAACTGGAGGTTGGGTGTAGCAATGCAAGATATAAAGAGGCTCCTCAAATTTGGATTATACATTCTTGAGCATTTAAAGCAATGGAAAATCATATGCCAGTGAGAGGCAGAGCATGAGCATCGCCTCAATGCGATGACAATATAATATTTGCTAACTGGTTTTCTAATGGGGCGTGACATGAGGAGGTATCAGTATGAACTTTATCAATTattgaaaacagttttcaGAACCAAGCACCTAATTGTAATTTCTGTGGAACTTTGTGCCTCATGCAATATGACAATCATactaaactctgagaaaaattcaaaaaacatATGGgtaaaatgaaatatttaagGACACTCCAGTTCCATGGGGTATCCAAATGCTCCATTAGAATCTAATGGTCTCAAGAATACGAACAAATTCCTCATGAATATCTAAAATGCTTGACAGATTAATATTAGCAGAGCAACAAAAATCACTCAAATTAATTGAAAACACACAAGAGTGTGACACATTGGCAGTAACAGATAAAAAAAGTAGGACAGAACGGACCATAGTAACCGACGGCTGTCGCGCTAACCAAGACTGTAGGCCGAACGGAATCTGGTAAATCATTTATTAAATCTATGACCTTCACAATTAGTTGAAAGGCCAAATTAGTTTTTGCATCAGTAAGAAATATAAGAGAAagtgaattttaattttgactGCAGCATGAGTGGTTCTGTATAAGAAACAACTGGTTACCTTTGAGGTGACTCTAATCCTGCTATCCTTGATCTCTTTCTTTATCTACAGTCCAATAAGAAGTTAGTAACTACCACCAGCTTCTAGGGATGCATATACAATATGTTGACTTTTGATATTGACACATCATATGAGTTACAACCATATAATATTCTGTCAATTCATGACAAAATTATTTTACTACTataataattttcattttattatacATTAATGTTATTTGCTGAAGATAAAACATTTTATGattaatttaatacctttaaccATATTTCAGATAATCTAGGTCACAAGCACGAGCTTgacaataaaaattatttacatAGCAGTGAGTGAGACCCAAGAAGAGTCTCTAAAGTAGTGAGGCAACAAGTTTACATCTTTGATTCATGTAATCACTAGTTGCTAAGTAAAAAGGTAAATGGTAGTAGATGGAAATGGAAGATCGAAATGAGCAAGTGATACCAACCTCAGGAGACCATCTTGTACTTATGGGCACTCCAGCTAAATTTACAACGCCATTTGAACCTCGGATACTGTCTTTCCACTCTGGCTCCTCTGCAATCACAATTCCTGGAAATTCCTTGACTACAAGTGGCAAGGAACATCTCCAGTATTAAACCATAATAGAAACAAGGTATGCAGAAGACTAGTTATCTCACTATTAACAGGGAAAAAACGAAAGACATTTAGCAATGAATCAAGGAGTTCTGGAAGTGGTTAATTTTAATCTGTATATGTATGCAATATTATTTTAGAtttagaaatatttttaattttttaagaaagaaattgaatattGTTTGTGTTAAcccaacaaataaaactcttagGAAACAAGCCCAACAATGTATATCAAGCACATTCAATACAAACACTAATACTCCCCTCACATGTTCGCCCAAAATATAACTGAATCAATGACTTAAGAAACAACAGGAGACAGGCCCAAAAATGTTTATCAAGCATAAAATATTAACACAAACTAACAGTTTGCTTAAAGTGCAAATGAGaaatttcttacttttttttctttttttttccttgtgagGGGAGGGGTTATTGAACATGTTACCAAATAACTACAAGTATACATTACCTTCTTACCAGGAAAAATTAACTCAGCCTTGGATTTAGACCGTGTCAAGACATGCACACTATGATTATCTGCATTCCAAATTGGATTAAAAGGAAGTTTAAGTTAGCGCAATGCATGGACATGCAGTATAAGTTTCAGCTTTACACATAGGAAAAAAGTATTAGGCAACATAGTCTTAATGAATGCAATCAAGCAACACCATAACCTTtaaatgatttgatttggttctAAATATTCCTTGTTATGCACACAAATACTGAAAGAAATGCATGTATGCACTCGCCCGCTCCAGTAAAAATAAGGATCAGATCAATAGTCAATTGGAGATAATTAaatgccaaaagaaaaacattaaGCCGAGGTGGAATGCATAATAACACCTTAACACGTAAGGGTAATACAATAAACACACTGCATATAGTTGCAAGATTATATAATTTTGGAGGTGGAATTCAAATGACCTGCATGCAGCCTTTGCACCAATCTTCTACCGATAAAACCCGTGGCTCCAGTTATTGATACGGTCATTGTATTTGCCTATGACAACCTGCAAAGGGTCAATGAAATCTCCAACAAACAAAAGGCAACCTACATAATATTTAACTTGTTaaccacacacacaaacaaatgCTTCATCCTAATCAATGACACCACCATGTTATAGAAAGGACTGATGATAAGTAACTTTGTGTAGTCTAATCTCCACAACTTTGGGCCAAATTGCATTGCAAATAGCAGGGAAGTTAGCTAGTTTAACAAGATTAGAGCACCAGCATATAAAATTCTAGTAATATTGAAGTGCCCAAATGAATTAGCTACGCTTGCAAATACTGTCACAGAATCATCAGCAAATTTGAGTGTGAaaagattcaaaatttgaagagCATACCTTCAGGGTTTGATCAGAGGCGCACCAAATACTGAGTCTCTTAGTCTCAAACttctaaaaacccaaaaaagataaaatgaaacaaatttaaaggaaaaaagaaaggagcaTTGTGTGAACAAAGTGAGAAAGCAAGAATGAAAAATGGGAGAGCTGGGTACTAACAGAGAGGGGCAGAGAGACATGAAGAGAGGTAGAGACAGTGTGGGTCCATGAGAAAGCAGTGGCTCTACAGAGCTCCATTGTTGCAAAGCTCACTCTCTGTGATAGAACAAGCTGCTTTCTTGACTTCTTTTTCTGTGTTGCTagtgaaacaaagaaagatgataATTGAATACCAATTTTAGTCCCTGATAAACGCATGGCAATGTGTTTGATTTGGAACCACAAGGCCATTTCCATCATCCATTTTCCAACAAGAATATTATTGGGCCCTTAATGGGCTtgggcaaaaaaaaataacccaACAAGCCCAGCCCATTCTGTCATCACCTAAATATGTCTACCCCTTTCACAGCATCTCTCTGTACTAAGCGAGTTGGGAGGAGAAATGGCGATGATGCAGTGGTGCGGCGCAGTAGCAAGGCGGGTGCTGATGACGGAGCAGCGTGCCCTTTTCACAACAACCTCATCACCATCTTCTTCAGCAGTAGCAGCAGCGGCGAGAATGAGTTCTATTGGGGCGCCGATCGTGTGTGGACGAGGGGACAAGAAGACGAAAAAAGGAAAGCGATTCAAAGGGTCGTACGGAAACGCTCGAccgaagaaggagaagaagatagaGCGCATCAAGGACAAGGTTGAGGTGCCCAGGTCCACTCCTTGGCCTCTTCCTTTCAAGCTCAtctgaaaatttgaatttgaattctcacTTGTCTTTCTTTCTTAACCCTTGTTAGCTTTTTCCTTAGGGTTTTAGCTCAATATATGTAATGTTATCTCCCAATTTTAAGGGTTTGAAGGGTTTCATTTATGCCTTGTTACCAGAATGTGTACATTATATGAATGCTTTATGCTGTTCTTGGGTTTTACATGCTTTTATTATCATTTTGTTTGATGGGTCTTACTCTTattacttcttctttttaaaatcacaaaatgaaatgcataagattgaaaattataattcTGAGCTACTTAGAATGGTGAGGTTAAGATGGAAAATAATGATTGCTCTTGTAGTAGGCATTTCATGAGTATACCGTGAAGTACTTCCTTTGCTCAGGAAACACTTAGCAAGGGTGCTTGTAGGACAAGTCTTAATCTTTCGGTTCTAAGGTGAACTTGTAAATCAGATTCTGGTTATACATATtcacataaaaaagaataatttcaGAAGCCCTCAAATATGAATTGCctgtattattttcaaatttcttatcatgtgtgtgtgagtttgtCATTTTATAAGATCACGCTTCACAATCGAAGATATATGCTTGAACAAAATTACCAGATAGACAGATTGGTGAAAAGATTAAGACTAGATAACTAGGTACAAGTACACTTGAGCATAGACTGATTGATGGACACCAACTATTATTTTCGAAGTGCTTTATGAATAGGGATAGAGGCCTTTATGATGTGCAGTTCGTGAGCGGGGTGAAAACACTTGGTGGTTCATCACGGACCACTAGCCGCATGCCTAAGGAATGCGAAATAGTCTTAGGATGTGCTGCGGATGATAATAGTTGTAGAAGGGCTTAGTTGGCTTGATATTATCCCTGATCGTTGAGTCAATTAGCTAGATAAATGTTGCTATTTGAGGCATGTGATGTTGGTTGGTTGACTTATTGTTTTTCCCCATGGTCAGACTTTATTTCATTGGTCTCAGATGGTTACTTTCAAACAAATCTGGAATCAAATAGAAAGCACAACATTGTGAGTCTTCTAAACATGGAGGGCAAAACCTTAGAGCCAACCTACATGTTCTGAATATCGATTACAGATTGCTGAATGGTCATAAATTGGTgggaaaatgaatgaaatgaCAAGCCAATAGAGCATCTGAAACCAAAaaccttttcttctcttgtggTTGAAATGAACTAAATCTACTTACTGATCAGCAAGAGCATGATATTTGCACGTAGTATGATGTATTGTAGCAAtgtcaaacaaaaaatttgacatCTATTTTGCCAACTTGATGATTAACTAATTCTTCTTTCTCTGTACTTTGCAACTGCTTTATCAATTCTAGTGCTAGCTCTGCAATTACACAGAGTCCAATGATAGAATAAGTGAAGCCAAACATAATAGTAACAACACCAACTGGGGATGCTAGAGGATAATATTTGCCTTCTCTTCTAGGTTCACTTGCAAGCCTTGTTCCAGTGTTAATGGCCCATGCTAGCATGAACATTGCAATGACGCTCATAGCTAGGCGGCTAATGATACATATTGTCTTCAACTTCCCTCCTGCATCATTAGGAATCAAGTAAGCTGATAGTTGTCAAAATATGCCATATTGACGTACACACGTTCACATAAACATGAAAAGTTCAGATGCatgaaaattcataaaatagtTGAGAAGGCCTTAGATGTACTATTGAATTGAACTCTTTGGCTTTCAATGAGTGTTCAGAGAGTAAAACTGCCATATTCCGGTTATATATCCCCCCTTTCCCTATCCATTCACTCACACGAGGCGAGAGATAGAGAGGGGTGATATGTAACCGGTGCAGGTAAGTTTTTCTGGTTTTCGGAACAGACTAAAGTTCGGAAAAGCATACGTAGAAAATTGACAATGAGATGATCATCTGACAGAATgaaatttctgaattttggTTCTGGTTATTAACTTAATACCTTGATGTTTTCTGCTCTCCTCATGGTTCTGCAATTGCTCCAACAATTTAATAACCAAGTCTGCGAGTAAAGGAAACCCAGCAgccaaaaacaagaaaccaagTACTAGGGTTAAGACTCCAATACAGAAACCCCAATTGCTATACCCACTGTTTATGCTTGCCTTCTCTGCAGCTTCACATTCAGACCAAATGGTCCACAGGAACAAAACCACCATGATGAGAGAAGCCAATACAGGAAACATTGTTGCACATAGGGTTGTGAAATCTCTCCCTACTTTCCAACCCAAAACCCTTATGGCTTCTTCCTCCATCTTTGGCCAGAATTCAAGAGAACAAAAAAGCAGAGAAGcaacaaagaaacaacaaaGATATGGTTTTGGCACTGGAAAACTGAAAAGGGTTGTGGGTTTATGGGTCATGCGAGATAGAGGGGAGAAAAAACTGTATGTTCTATAAGTTAGTTGGGTCATCactaaattcaaatataaacaaacaagtgcTGTCAAAACAGGAAAGAGATGGCAACCAGAATTGTTACCCCATTTATGAGTAAAATACCCTCTGTGCTTCATTGGGAGTTATCATTGCCATTCCAATATAAAtcaatcataattaaaaaaatatatatttatcacgattTATACCAATTTCAGAGTTGATGAAAGAGACTTTGAAATGGACACCAACTCCTTAAATACGTTTCCACAATGAGAGGCACTTCAAAATGGACACGTCTTAAGCTTCTAACCAAATGAAAcgtctttctttttctttattttttttcagttgttgaaacattttttggtttcttccaATTCCATCGGTCCTCATTGGTTTCTCAGGTTTATCATGCGTGCATAACTGATTTGAAATTTGTAATGTCCTAATCATCTTTTgttatcaaattcaattcaatggTGTTGGTCTTCAAGCTTATAATTACAAGCACTCTCCTTAAGTCTCCCAATTCCTACCGCACCCTCTCTCCATCTCGGAGTGCATGTATGACTCGATAAATCTTTTGGTGTGGTCATAAAACTGTCATGTGGCGTTATTGATTTATGTAAAAATACGTACACACCAGGGTTATTCTATCTTGGATAAACGATGACCCAACTACTGACATTGCATCACTTTTTGTTTGGTATAAACATGATTTATTTTCTCCTTTAGCTAAAACCAACAAGTTTGTACGCCGTTTCTTGTTAATCTTCCATACCTATCTGCATGAATTTTCACCTCAATCCAACAATTTCGAGTATTTTTACTTTCCTCCTTGAAAAACAAAGGAGAATCTTTGCTTTGAACCTTGAACCTAGTTTAGCAACAAGATTACTGACAAAGAAACATATCTACCAAATGAACAACCATTCCAATTTCATTTCTTCAAGGCACACTTAACGCAGCCTTTGCCCTTACAATCTCCATTGCATGGGTTACCTTAGAGTGAGAGAACCGAAAAGCATCCATTTTGCATTTTATCAAGGCCAACTCCAAATCTAGACGCTTATATGGCCAAATTCCCCCAAATCACTACTCGCAATATACACTTAGCACACAGATACACCCACACTACATCACCCCAATTGTGGGGTTAATGGGAGCACACTGGCCTAACAATGCAGCCAAGGAAATGCAAATTACATTGACCAGGAGAAATTTTTGCATATTAAGCATCATGCTTAATCCAATCCTGCAATATGCCACGTTGTCACTGTTGTTTTGTGTCAACAAAAAAAGCCAAATACACCTCAAAAAGGAGCAACTAAGCAATTAAAACTGTTTAAAGCTTAAAACCATCATTTGCTTAAGTAACATATCAAAGATGCTGGCCGCAATaattatcttcatcatcatagTCATTCTCCATCTTGATCTGCATTGGCGAAAGCAACAGATATCATCAATAGAAAAGTCATAAAAAAACCTATTGGAGGACATGATTGATGCATCTTAAAATagggaaggaaaaaaacacattTGCTACATGAAATACCCGACAAAACAAGCCAAATGAGTAGCTTATTATCTTCTCCTTCCCTCCTTTTCTTAAGGATAATTAGATTTCTTATGCAGCATCTtttcaacaataaaaaaacaccAATATGAACCAAATTCATGTTCACTAGAACCGCCAAATAATTTGTTCagaatttcttattttaccgTTATGCACACAGCAATATGAATACTTGAAACCACTTAACAAGAATAAATGagaagttaaaaaataaacaaagaaacattTGCAACAACCTCTCATGAGTTTTATTGCCTTCCCttgtttctctctccctccccctCCTCTAGTCCTTTGCTGACTATCTCCATGTCCCTCCATCTACTTTCTCAGTTAGATACTAATTCTCTCTACTAGGCGAATCCAAACATCTTAAAGATGACTATTGCCACAAATTTGTTTGTCACTGTGGACTTCAATGCCTACATCATGCTCGTCCACATTAGCTCCAATCCCTCCATAAATTAGAGCGATATCTTCCATCCATGCGCACACATACAAACACTTGCAAACAGTGGAAATGTTTGTGAAACGtgattttctcttttgcaatttttgaATTCTTACCAATTAAATGCAAATTACATTTAAGGCGCCCTCTACCTTccaccattttccttcaagtTTTGTTTCAGTCACATTAACTCTTTTCCAGGTTCAAATCATTTtgtctcttctttctttatttattgcACCCTCCTTTCACTTTCTGTGTactattttgtttctttcaacTTCTCAAGATTATGCAAGGAGTTAATACAAGATGAATaacaaagaaattgaaattttctgtttatgaCTATGGTCCCATTACAGTTATCAATGGCACAATGTGGGTCTGAATGCTTCGTATTGAACTAAAAAAggtcaaaagagaaaaaaaatctggactTGTGGATTGTAAAAAAGAAGATCAGATTTTGGTATGACTAGATTTGTGATTTCCTGATGAAATTATAGTGATACTATAAGCTGTGCTTCTCCAAAAGTCACTTTAACTATTTATTTACAAAtgggaaggaaaagaaaatgtcaaTCTTAATGTCACCAATCTGTTAAGAAATGGTGAATTGACAAAAGGTGGAATTCACTGTGTCAATATGACTAATAAGGGATGGTGTGATTCTTAGAACAAGGAGTGTCATTCCTAAG
Proteins encoded:
- the LOC117637288 gene encoding epimerase family protein SDR39U1 homolog, chloroplastic isoform X2; the protein is MTVSITGATGFIGRRLVQRLHADNHSVHVLTRSKSKAELIFPVKEFPGIVIAEEPEWKDSIRGSNGVVNLAGVPISTRWSPEIKKEIKDSRIRVTSKVIDLINDLPDSVRPTVLVSATAVGYYGTSETQVFDEQSPSGNDYLAEVCREWEATALKVNKDVRLALIRIGVVLGKDGGALAKMIPLFMVFAGGPLGSGKQWFSWIHLDDIVNLIYEALSNPSYKGVINGTAPNPVRFAEMCEHLGNVLGRPSWLPVPDFALKVVLGEGASVVLDGQRVLPVKAKELGFTFKYSSVKDALRSIISQ
- the LOC117637288 gene encoding epimerase family protein SDR39U1 homolog, chloroplastic isoform X1; the protein is MELCRATAFSWTHTVSTSLHVSLPLSKFETKRLSIWCASDQTLKANTMTVSITGATGFIGRRLVQRLHADNHSVHVLTRSKSKAELIFPVKEFPGIVIAEEPEWKDSIRGSNGVVNLAGVPISTRWSPEIKKEIKDSRIRVTSKVIDLINDLPDSVRPTVLVSATAVGYYGTSETQVFDEQSPSGNDYLAEVCREWEATALKVNKDVRLALIRIGVVLGKDGGALAKMIPLFMVFAGGPLGSGKQWFSWIHLDDIVNLIYEALSNPSYKGVINGTAPNPVRFAEMCEHLGNVLGRPSWLPVPDFALKVVLGEGASVVLDGQRVLPVKAKELGFTFKYSSVKDALRSIISQ
- the LOC117637767 gene encoding 30S ribosomal protein S31, mitochondrial; the protein is MAMMQWCGAVARRVLMTEQRALFTTTSSPSSSAVAAAARMSSIGAPIVCGRGDKKTKKGKRFKGSYGNARPKKEKKIERIKDKVEVPRSTPWPLPFKLI
- the LOC117638099 gene encoding uncharacterized protein LOC117638099 isoform X3, which encodes MTQLTYRTYSFFSPLSRMTHKPTTLFSFPVPKPYLCCFFVASLLFCSLEFWPKMEEEAIRVLGWKVGRDFTTLCATMFPVLASLIMVVLFLWTIWSECEAAEKASINNLVIKLLEQLQNHEESRKHQGGKLKTICIISRLAMSVIAMFMLAWAINTGTRLASEPRREGKYYPLASPVGVVTIMFGFTYSIIGLCVIAELALELIKQLQSTEKEELVNHQVGKIDVKFFV
- the LOC117638099 gene encoding uncharacterized protein LOC117638099 isoform X2; this encodes MTQLTYRTYSFFSPLSRMTHKPTTLFSFPVPKPYLCCFFVASLLFCSLEFWPKMEEEAIRVLGWKVGRDFTTLCATMFPVLASLIMVVLFLWTIWSECEAAEKASINSGYSNWGFCIGVLTLVLGFLFLAAGFPLLADLVIKLLEQLQNHEESRKHQGGKLKTICIISRLAMSVIAMFMLAWAINTGTRLASEPRREGKYYPLASPVGVVTIMFGFTYSIIGLCVIAELALELIKQLQSTEKEELVNHQVGKIDVKFFV
- the LOC117638099 gene encoding uncharacterized protein LOC117638099 isoform X1; this encodes MTQLTYRTYSFFSPLSRMTHKPTTLFSFPVPKPYLCCFFVASLLFCSLEFWPKMEEEAIRVLGWKVGRDFTTLCATMFPVLASLIMVVLFLWTIWSECEAAEKASINSGYSNWGFCIGVLTLVLGFLFLAAGFPLLADLVIKLLEQLQNHEESRKHQAYLIPNDAGGKLKTICIISRLAMSVIAMFMLAWAINTGTRLASEPRREGKYYPLASPVGVVTIMFGFTYSIIGLCVIAELALELIKQLQSTEKEELVNHQVGKIDVKFFV